In Maylandia zebra isolate NMK-2024a unplaced genomic scaffold, Mzebra_GT3a scaffold11, whole genome shotgun sequence, a single window of DNA contains:
- the LOC143415988 gene encoding phospholipase D1-like has product MCQSPVNQTVCGSVHVTVLFSISSLVSLSFCSVHQDDPQRLHRSPIDVLDPISDQFYEEAWMFTSARYTSIYQKVFHCRPSSDAGGLPGQCWPTQRGPGSEELKKILAFLVSFLFSSYPNKTFLHLLAPKRLWCPWRSGPEACAHHVDRKHSDTILEMLTVTSEANWTTQLQQE; this is encoded by the exons ATGTGTCAATCACCTGTGAATCAAACTGTGTGTGGCTCAGTTCATGTCACAGTGTTGTTTAGTATATCTTCACTTGTCTCACTCTCCTTCTGTTCTGTCCATCAGGACGATCCTCAGCGCTTACACAGATCCCCCATCGATGTTTTGGATCCAATCAGTGATCAGTTCTACGAGGAGGCCTGGATGTTCACCAGCGCTCGCTACACCTCCATCTACCAGAAG GTTTTCCACTGTCGGCCATCCAGCGATGCTGGAGGGCTACCTGGCCAATGCTGGCCTACACAAAGAGGTCCCGGCtcggaggagctgaagaagatccttgCCTTCCTCGTCAGTTTCCTCTTCAGTTCCTATCCCAACAAAACCTTCTTGCACCTATTAGCTCCAAAGAGGCTATGGTGCCCGTGGAGGTCTGGACCTGAGGCCTGTGCTCATCACGTGGATAGAAAACACTCTGACACCATTCTGGAG ATGTTGACTGTGACCTCAGAGGCCAACTGGaccacacagctgcagcaggagtga